From the genome of Methanothrix soehngenii GP6:
ATATTATGGGAACAAAAAGGGATTATTCTGCCTTCCGGCAGACCATAGTTAATCCCACACTGCTCCAACTTCCCAAATCCATGTTGAATTGATCCTGGGTGGAAAAACCCGATACTGCGAGTCTTCCTATCAGCTCCAGCTCGAAGTCTTTTGAAATGGTATCGAAAAAGGGGTCCCTTCCGGAGGAAGTAACTGCCTGTCTGAGTGTCGGCAGGCCAGTTATCGTTCATCATCCCAACTACGATCCTATCGGCCTTATCGAGGTGGCCGATGGAGTAATGGGATAGAGCCTCGGATATGATCAAAAGGTCCTTCGATGTCATCACGGTGGTTTCATGCATAGTGGATAGGCTCCTTGAAATCTACATCTTTGCAAAACTTTTTCCTCCTAAGGGATCACAACGGTGAATAGAATTGTAAGAACAGAAGGGAATGAGCCTTCCATCAGGCAGAGCATAGTGTATGGCACACCTCTCAAGCCTTTCCAAATCCATGTTGTATAGATCCTGGAAGTGCATTATCCCAATGAAGAGAAATCTAGTGTGGAAATCGATCAAAGCCTCTCTGGCACCCTCTATGAACACATTCAGGATCAATTTCTTGAGATTCAGGTTATCTGGGACCATGGCTCCATCTATAAACCTGGGAACATCCTTGAGTATCCATCCTTTCATCTTGAGCCTTCCAAGCCTTGATCCATCGAAGTCCGCCACCCTCTGTCTGACGTTCTCCATGAGTCCTTCAACGTCCAGGAACCTGGTGATGGGAATCATGTGGCCGCCTTGGCAATAGATGTATGTGCCGGCACCACAACAGGGATGGGCCATAAAAACCGGTTGAGATATGCCCGTTTCAGCCTCTATTAAATGGGATATGGGTTTGACAAAGGGAATCGGATAAAAGTCATCTCGAGTTATCTCGTTGTTCGTCTGATCCTCCAGGAGTGCAAGAACATCGGGTATGGTAATCCTCTTAGCCGTCCTCTCTTCCTGATCGATCCTGCCGGCAAAGGAAACCGGTTGGAAGTTTACACCCTTGATGATATCAAGTTTTTTAGATGCAAATCTAACTATATCTCCTGCCTGGCCGTCATTTGTGCCCTTGACTAGAGTAGGAACCAGCACTGTGCTCAAATTCCCTGCCTGACGCAGGTTCTCTATGGCGCGAAGCTTTTGAGGCAGAAGGTTTACGCCCCTAATAGCTTCATAGGGCTCTGGAGTGACGCCGTCAAACTGCAGATAGACTGTAGAAAGCCCACTTTGGATAAGCTCATGGCATAGATCTGGCCTGGAAGCAAGCACTAGTCCATTAGTTGCCAACAGGATCTGGGCGAAGCCCATCGTTTTTGCCAGGTAGACAATATCAGGTAGGTCAACCCTCATTGTAGGCTCGCCGCCAGAGAACTGAATTGCAGGACAGGGTACTGGTATTTGGTCCCTTAGAACCTGCATCATTGATGCTATCTGGCCTATAGTAGGCTCATTCTTATCATTCCCAGCATCGGCAAAGCATATCGGACAAGAAAGGTTACACCTGCTGGTAACATCGATGATCCCCAAGAGAGTTCCAGATTTATGATTCTCGCATAAACCGCAATCCAGAGGACAGCCATGACTTGTCTTGCTGGACTTATTGATCCTTAAGCCATCGGACCAATAGCTCATGAACCTTCTGTAAATGGCTGCATCTGACCAGTAGATATCTTTAAAATCACCATGCTCCTCGCAATGCTTCTCGATCATGACTGCCTCATCCTCTTGAAATATGCGAGCGGATATAACTTCCAAGCAGACAGGGCATAGGGACGAGACGGTTCTGGCAATGAGGGGCGTTTTGCCATTCATTGGATCTGTCTCTTTAGCTTCCTGAAAACTATGTATATTAATCACATCTTTAATATTATGCATATTATAACTCCGGCCTTCTGCGGCTAGATGATGATTGGAGATCACTCGTATTATATCGCTTTAAGGCTTCGTTGTATACATCTTCCGTCTTCGAGGCGATGCTATCCCATCTGAATTCGGCGTCGATCCGGTTGTAGCCTTCATAGGCCAGCTTTTTCATTTCATCTGGACTATCGAGCAGGCGGTTGATGCACCAAGCTATGGACTCAGGTTGGACGTAGGCCAACAGTCCATCTTCGAAATTATTTATTATACTGACCGCCTCAGTAGCGACAACTGGTTTGCAGGCGTCCCATGCCTCTAAAACTACAATTCCAAAAGGTTCATTTCTGCTCGGAATACATACAAGATCGCAGGCATTCAAGACTTCTTCCTTCGTAGGACCGCTGACATAACCCAAGAATCTGCAAGCTTCACCGATACCCAACTCCCAGGCCCTGCGCTCGCATTCAGTCCTCATGCTCCCCTCTCCGATGAAAATGAACTTTACATCACCGCGGTTCTTGAGTATGAGAGGAATTGACTCCACTAGCAAATCCGGTCCCTTCTGAATGCTCATCCGGCCACAAAAGAATACCATCGGCGTGATTGGAGAGATGCCATATCTCTCCTTCACCCTTCCTGCATCAAGAATTTGCGGGGTCTTTCTCCTGATAATGCCGTTGGGTATAATGGTGATCTTGCTCTCTGGAATAGAATATATCTGCATGAGTTCGTCTTGCATGCGCCTTGTTGTTACGATCATCTGCTGTGATTCGTAACCTCCGAGCCATTCTCTGTGAGATATCTCCTTGGAAATGTCATCGCCAAAATAGTTTCCATTTCTTCCCCATTCGCTGCTATGTAAAGTAAGGATATACCGAAGGCCGTAGTCGCTCTTTATGCGGTTTAGGGCCTTAACAGGATGCCAATCGTGACCATGGATTATATCGAACTTTCCGAATATCTTTTGAGCACGCTCAAAGCTCTCAAAGAGAGCATCACACATCTTGTCCATCTGGAAAACTATGTTTCCCAAGTTTTCTATGGCAACCCTATGATAATGGACCCCATTGATTATATCATAGACATCGAAGTCACCGCGACGGGTAAAGATATGTACCTCGTGGCCTCTTTTCACCAGTGCTTCGGACAGCTCAGACACATGAGGTGCTATTCCACCGATTTTTACTGAATACAAACTCTCCCAGGAAAATATACCTACTCTCATCTCAGTTCCTCTTTTGCGGGCCCTTTGGAGCATCCGTCTATCAGATCCGCCAATCATTTCCTCACCCAGCAGCTTTTAAAGCCTCTTCAACTTTCTTTAGAGCTTCAATTGCCTTAGATCACTCCAACGATTCCTTTATCTCATCCAAAGATTGCTTTCTCAGGAAGTCTATCGCTTTCTTTCCCATTTCATAGGATTGCCTAAGAGAAGCAATTCTCTCCAGCAGATACTTTGCATCATCTCTGCCAGCCAATATGTCTGATTCTGTCTTGTTTAGGGCCTCGCAAAAGAGCTGCACCTCTTTGGTAATGGCGTCCAGCATATTAGTTTTGATGGTTTCCGGATCAGTAATCGGTGCATATAGATGCCTTTTATCTCCGGGTATCACAACACGCTTAACTAATCCCAGGTTCTTCAATTGGTTCATATTTAAACTCACAGTTGACTTACTGTAGCCGGTGTCCTGCACCAGTTCATCTAAAGTCACTGGATCTTTGGCCGAAATCGCCAAACCCCTGAGATAACCCGCAGAGTCGCTATATCCCTTGATCCTGGCCCACTGGATACAGGCATTTATGATATGCCTCCTTATATCCCGATTCGAAGCCTCACCTTCCATTTAAATCACGGTTCTGTCTATTCTATTTCCGTCCGGTTGATGACGATGGTATTAGATATCTTATTGAACAAGCGCTGCCTGCTCCTTTGAAAGAGAATCAAAGACATTAGGACGTCAACGGGAAGCAGAAATGCCTTTCCAAATGACTCTGCAGCCGCATCTCTAAACCGAATTTGCTCTCCATAAGGTCCTGTTACAGCTATCTTAAGGAACATCTTCCCCACCGATTGACCTCTGTAGCCTTCCAGTGAAGTCCAATAAATGAACAACAGAGAAGATAGAAGCAATATTCCACTAATGGTGAAAACTCCTACCTCTAAGACGATTATGATTTTGTACCATATAAGACAGATAAGAAGGACATCGATCAACCAGGCCCAGAAACGATCTCCCCAGCTTGACAATACTATTATCTCATCCATAAGAGCTCCCTTCGATAACCTGATCCCGCTCGTTGTATCCAGATTTTCACATTTTTATATCGTGATTTGACCTGATCTTTTAGCCCCCAAAAAAACGGAGGGGGGCCTGGCGCTCAGCAGGCCTCCTTAGGCCTTTTTCTGCTTCTTTCGGTACATGTATCCACCGGCTGCGACTATGATAATGAGAACAATCACCGCAGGCAGAAGCAGGGATGAGGAGGCGGCTTTGACAACCACTGGTATCTTCATGCTTTCCGAGATGACTGTGTCGCCATTGAGGTCCGTATATTTGATCTCGCTGCTTATGCCGTAATCCTTCGTTGTAGCATCGGAGTCGACATCCATCCGGAAGAGGACAGTGGTCTCATTTCCCGGCTCCAAATTCCCGATGAAGGCCTGATCATCGGTGGAGGAGAAGGGCTTGAAGATGGAAAGCCTGGCCACGGCATCCCTCACCGGGTCCTCGCCGATATTCCTGTAGGTGGCATGGATCTCCTGCTTCTTGCCCCCGACCATAAGTTCAGCAGTGGTGTTCTGGATGACGAAGTCCGCCTGCTTCTTGACCCGGATGGTGACGGGAACCGTCTGGTTGGCCTTCTGGTAGATATAAGAGACCCGGTAGTTGGAGAATGTGGACGTGCCCCCCTCGGTGACTAGCTTGGAGGCATAAACCCGGACGTTATCCTGATAGTCATAAGTCATGTTCAAGTGGAGTGGATACTCTCCGGCAGGAGCATGCTCCCCGATCTTTATGGTGAACTTGAGAGGGAACTGGGTCTTGTCGCCTGACTTGAGCGACTCGACCACCTGGTCGCCTGACTTCACCTCGATCTGAGGGGCCCGGGAGACCAGGGTAGTGGTAATCCCCAGAGCAGTGGGCTTCTTGTTCTCCTCCTCCAGCTCTGCACTGGCAAGGGCATATTCCTTGGAATTCTGGGGCATCTGGTCCTGCTTGAAGCCAATGATCCGGCCGTAGTTGGTCAGATCAAGATAGAGGGTGACGGTATCCCCCCGCTTGAACTCATCTGTGCCGGAGATGCTCGCGGATATGTCCGGACTGCCGTACATGGTATAGTAATTGTCCCCGCCAAGCTCCAGGGGTATGTAGCTGTTCTGGGCTAATACCGGAGCCAGGAGTGTCAACATGATAGCCAAAGCTATCGCAAACTTAATTTCCATTGATTCTTCTCCGTGATTGATCATTAATTAGCGCAATTGCTTTCTTAAGTTCCTGTTTAGCGTTCTCCACCACTTCACGGTGAATTTCCATGCGAATCATTAAAACCACAAATACTGTGAATGTGGTGATGAGAGCAAAGACAATCGACAACACTGTCACCAGCCCGAAGTTGCTGATGATGTTGAAGGGCGATGACATCAGAGCGGCAAATCCGAAAATGACAGCTGCTCCCGATGCCACCAGAGCAGAACCTATGCGATTGGCCGTGATCTTCAGCGCCTCATAAGGATCACCAACATTATGCAACTCCTCATAGAAGCGCTCCATCATCAGTATGGCATATTCCGAGCCTACTCCCAAGATCAGAGCACCCAGTGTGGCTGTGAGGGGTGTGTACTTCAGTCCACCGTAATACATGACCAATCCCATCCAGCCTATCACTACCAGCATGGGCAGCACTGGCAAGAGGGCCTTGATCAGGTCTCTGTATATCGCTAAGAGCAGGATGAAAATCAAGACCAGGCCCAGCAGCGACATTTCTACTCTACCGGATATCAGTGCATCCATAACCGTGGCCATGAGCACTGCTTGGCCCGTTATCCGAACTGAAACTCCAGGAGGCGGAGTCATCCAGGCCAGGTCGTCTTCGTACGACTTGATTAGCCGGGCCATACCTTCCGTACCCAAGTTGGTCTGGGCATCGCCGATATTTACATCCACAATGGCCAGGTTATGACCGCTCAGGTACGTATCTTGCACGGCCTCAGGCAGGGAGGCAATTATCTCCCGTATTTGGGTTCTATCATCAGGTATCTCCCCGCCGCCAGCCTCTTTAACATAGGTGGCTATGCTCGTAACGCTTTCAGTCCTATCCTCTCTGGATGTCAGCAAATAGTTGCTGAAATCATCCATCCACCTGAGATTATGCGGATCGGTAACGTCGTCAGCCTGAACCAAGAATTTGAGCGAGTCAGTTCCGCCAAAGAACGCTTTCATGTGATTTAAATCGATCAGCGGAGACAAGTCCTGGGGAATGTAGTTCTTCGTATCCGTTTCTATGGGAACCATCGTATCGGCATAGTTTCCCGCTAGGGCCAGAATCAGAGCCACAGCCAGCACTGCTTTCCATCTTCCGACACAGAAATTTGCGACATTCTCTATGAAAGCGCCAATTGCCGAACCATCTTCCGAATGGCCTTCTGCCTTCTTTTTTCTGGGTGATTTTCTTTCTGACAGATAAAGAACCGTTGTATTCACGAAGAGGGCGGAGAGATAGCACATGACAAGACCGATCATGCAGACCTTTCCGAAATCGTTGATTGAGGGGACGGTGGAGCTGAGAAGTGCGATAAAGCCTGCTTCGGTTACAGTCACGGCGATGGCCACAGGAATGGCCACGTGGTTGACCGTACTGATGGCGGCTTCCACAGAGGACTTGCCTTTGATCAACTCCTCATCTATCCGGTTGTGGAACTGGATGGCATAGTCTATGCCGAGTCCAATCATGATGGGGAAAGCAGCAAATGTGACCATGCCCATGGGTATATGAAAAAAACCCATAGCTCCGACGGTCCAGATTATGCCCAGAAGGACTATTGGTAAAGGAAGCAGAGGCCATCTGACATGTCTGAAGACCAGGAGCAAAGCGACTATCATCAGCAACCCGCACAGGAGAAGGACCGAGCCATTGCTGTTGTTCATCACCTCTTGAATAGCGGCCTGAAAAGAGGGATCGCCCGTGACGGTGGTGCTATAGCCTGCGGGAAATTCTGCAAAATCAACTGCACTACTTATTTCTGCAAGAAGCTCACCACGTTGTGACTCTGTCAGGGTAGCTGTGGTGGGCATCCCCACGATCATCCTGGTATGCCTGCTGTCAGGCATGAGTCCCTGGACCGAGGAGCCAGCATCAGCCAGGATCTCGTCTATCCTTTCCTGAGAAGGAATACGGCGGATGCCACTGCTTTGATATTCAGCATCGGCAACGATGTCGGCTATGCTCTGGACGCTGATTACATTAGGAATCATCTTCGTGTGATCGGATAAGCGCAAGCTGGCCGACAGGGCATCTGCTTTTGCCACGTTATCGCCTTCTATCAGAATTATATTGCCATCTGCGCCGAAGTTTTCCTGATATAAATGGTCATATAACTGATAAAGGGACGAATCTTTTGACACAAAGCTCTCTGTAGTCATGCCGGTACTCTCTATCTGCTGAGCATAATGAACTGATACCAGTGTCAAGAGAACTGCTACGGCTATGATTATTACAGGATTCTTGGTGATCCACACCCCGAGTCGCTCCAAGCCTATCATGCCAATAAAACCTTCTGTTCGGATTTTGCCGAATAGACCAAATAAACATAAAATACTTAAACTTTGTGACTGATCTGAGTGGTGTGAACGATGAAGAAATGCTGGCGCTAAAGAGGCCTATTATTGATGCATGCATTAAATCCGCCCAGAAAAATGGGTGGAGCGATGCTATGGGATTGCTCAGAGGAACTCTCTTCTTGGAAAGCGAATCCATGTCCCTTGATACGCTGGCCGAGAAGACCGGCTACAGCAAAACGACAGTGCGCTCCAATATGAACTTCCTTGAAAACCTCGGCATGGCCCATCGTGTAGTGGACCTGGCGGGCAAGCGGCGTCACGACAAGCAGCATCGCTATGCTCTGGAAACTGACGTCGAAGCGATGAGGCCGGTGGTCCTGTCTGCTGTAAGAGAGGAGATTCATTCTATCTTGCGGGCTCTCAATCAAGTAGAAAAAAATCTCGCGGCTCATAGCTCGGAGGCTGAGAAGACGAGCGCAATAATGCGCAAGACAAGGCAGTTTTATGAAGAGATGGACAGAGTCATGGAGCTAATGAATCATTACACCTTGAAAGAGCTTATCGAAGTTCTGGAGAGCAAGAAAAAGTGAATGGGACGATATAAATTGTGCAATAACCTTTTTCCCCAATCAGCGCCAATGCAACAAATATGTCCCCCAGCCTCGCCATCTACCGCGGCCTGAAGCGTGCCGGGATAGACTTCGCCGCCTCTGTACCCTGCGTCAACCTGCAAGAGCTCCTGACACTGCTGGGCGAAGACCCGGATATCATCCACCTTCCCGCCACCCGGGAGGAGGAGGGGGTAGGCCTGTGCGCCGGTGCCTGGATGGGAGGACGAAGGCCCGCTCTGCTCATGCAGAACTCGGGATTGGGAAACTGCATCAATGCCCTGGCCTCGCTTGACATGCTCTACGGCATTCCTCTGCTCATAATCATCAGCCACCGCGGCGGCAAGGGCGAGCCGATAGTTGGCCAGGTGCCCATGGGCCGGCTCACTGTCCCCCTTCTGCAGACCCTGGATATCCCCTACCAAGCTCCTGCAAGCGGAGAGGGTGAGGAGGCTGTGGTGGCATCCTGGGAAGAGGCCCAGGAAAAGCGTCATCCAGCAGCCGTTCTCCTGGACCTGGACTACTGGAGGCGAGCATGAAGCGTATAGAGGCCATCGCTTTAGCAGCCGAATCCGCCCAGGGGCAAAATGCCCTATTGATCTCGAATATCGGCTTTCCCAGCCGGGAGCTGTACTCCATCTGCGACCGGCAGGAGAACTTCTATATGCTCGGCTCCATGGGCATGGCCTCTTCCATCGGCCTGGGCCTGGCCCTGGCAAAGCCCAAGAGAAGGGTGATGGTCCTTGACGGCGACGGCTCAGTTCTCATGAACCTGGGGACCCTGGCCACAATTGCCCTTCACGGCCCGAAAAACTTTCTGCTGGTGATCCTGGACAACTGCTGCTACGGCTCTACCGGCTCGCAGCCCACCTGCACCTGCTACTGCACCGACCTTGCCGCCGTCGCCCGGGGGGCAGGGATCAGAGAGGTGGAGAAGGTCGATGATCCCGAAGCTTTGACCAGGGCCCTTCAAGGGCAGGGCGTGGTGGTGGCGAAGGTGGAGGCGGGCAATGCCATCGTCCCCATAATTGACCTTGGCCCAGAGCAGATAATCGAAAGGTTCACCCGATCCGCTCTATCGGCGGAGCCATCCTGAACGATCCTTCCAGAATCCTTCTTTTCAGCTCCCCGGATAGCTTCACAGCTCTGAGCCTGTCCGACTGGCGCAGGACCACCGGCACAGAGCGGACGCTTCCCGAAGAGGTCTTCATCCGCAACGCTCCCAGACGACAGCGGAAGGCGCCGTTCGGACATTCGGTCACGCACAGGCCGCAATGAAAGCAGAGCGACCCATCCCGGATGGCCACCCGCGCCTCCTGATCGTAGCGGACGGCCCTCATGGGGCAGGCCCTCTCCACCAGACATTTTTTGCATCCCCTGCACCGCTGCGGATCAAACTCCACCTCCAGGTCCACGTCCTCCCAGACATCCCCATAATTGGCCTGGCCTATCACCGTCCGGGTGTTGATGTCATTTACCGGCAGGGCGATCTCCCGATCTCTGCGAGCGATCTCTTCTAGTATTGTGGGGCTGGTCACGGGGATGGGCACAGCCAACGAGCATATGCACTCCGGCCCCAGGCCGGTGACAAATCCGCCCATGTACTCCGCGGTCATATGATGCATATCAGCAAAACCGGATAGATTTGGTTTGTCGCGGCTGCTGCGGGTTCCTGTGCCAAGGACGTAGCCCTCTGCCCCGTTGAGGAGAATGCGCGTCCCAATGCCAATCGTCTCCAGCAGGGGGTCACACTTCAGGGGATTGATCTGGCCGCAGCCGGAGAATGTGGCCCCCTGACAGTGAGGCTCAAAGCCCCGGGCATGAAAGATGGTCCTGACCGACCGGGAGCCGGGATTGACAAAAGCGGAGTAGTTCTTGAAGGCATGGCGGGAGCCGAACATGCGGGCCTGGGGCATATCCTCCAGCCCCGCCTCCGCCTGCAGCAATCCTCCCTCGTCCGTCTGGACCTCCACCTGAATCGTCTTCCCCTCCACCAGATCCCGAAATAGATGGCCTCCGCCGTAATCCGGCCGGTCGCGGCTGCAGGCGGTCCCGAATACGATCAGATCCAGTAGCCCCAGGTTCTCATTAGGACAGGGACCCACCTGGGCTGATATGCCGTTCAGCCAAACGTTCCTCGCCCTCTGGAAGGATCCCGGCTCGGCAACCGGAAAGGAGAGAATGGCATATGTCCCGCTCATCACCGCCCGGGTAGCGGTGGTTACCACGTCCACCTCTTCGAGGCTTGACCTATCCTCATCCTCCACCAGACGGGATACCTCTTCTGCGGTGAGGACAACCGCATCGCTCCGCTCTATCCTCTCCAGTATTTCGGAGAATTCTTTTCCGACCACTATGCTTGCCATTCTTCACCTGCGCGACCTGCTCTGCCGCTCTCCTTGTCTGGCCTGCTCGCTTGGGATGCTCGAACGGAGTTCCTTGCATACCATACTATTTCATCATCCGCATTTCCCTTTCAATCTGCCGATTGTCCCCTCATTCTTTGGCCATTTTGTAGTATATGTCCACTCAGTTGTCCAGATGGGGAAATTGCTGTAGCATGACCGGAAAATGCTTTATACCGATCTTTCCCCAGATGACCATAAGTCGGTATAATCAAGGTACAGTTAGGTAGGCATAGGTAGACATAGACGGTTTAGGCAGGTTAGATAGGTATAGGTGATCGCATTGAGGAAATTCGTGTTGATAGCCACCCTGGCAGCAGTGGTGGTACTAACCTTGGGCTGCATATCCCCTCCTGAGAAGACCGAAAGCACTAATCTCACAGAGAATTCCGCAGGAATTACCACCCTGCGCATAGGCTACCAGCCCAGCACCCATCAGATTGCCGAGATGGTTGCCTCTGAGATGGGCTGGTGGGCGGAGGACCTTTCGCCCTTTGGCATAACTGAGATTAAAGAGTTTGAGTTTCCCACAGGAGTTCCGGAGATGCAGGCCATGGTCGCAGGAGAGCTGGATATTGCTTACGTCGGAACGGCTCCGCCCATTTCAGCCATAGCTGCTGGACTTCCGGCCA
Proteins encoded in this window:
- a CDS encoding GbsR/MarR family transcriptional regulator, which gives rise to MEGEASNRDIRRHIINACIQWARIKGYSDSAGYLRGLAISAKDPVTLDELVQDTGYSKSTVSLNMNQLKNLGLVKRVVIPGDKRHLYAPITDPETIKTNMLDAITKEVQLFCEALNKTESDILAGRDDAKYLLERIASLRQSYEMGKKAIDFLRKQSLDEIKESLE
- a CDS encoding glycosyltransferase family 4 protein, translating into MRVGIFSWESLYSVKIGGIAPHVSELSEALVKRGHEVHIFTRRGDFDVYDIINGVHYHRVAIENLGNIVFQMDKMCDALFESFERAQKIFGKFDIIHGHDWHPVKALNRIKSDYGLRYILTLHSSEWGRNGNYFGDDISKEISHREWLGGYESQQMIVTTRRMQDELMQIYSIPESKITIIPNGIIRRKTPQILDAGRVKERYGISPITPMVFFCGRMSIQKGPDLLVESIPLILKNRGDVKFIFIGEGSMRTECERRAWELGIGEACRFLGYVSGPTKEEVLNACDLVCIPSRNEPFGIVVLEAWDACKPVVATEAVSIINNFEDGLLAYVQPESIAWCINRLLDSPDEMKKLAYEGYNRIDAEFRWDSIASKTEDVYNEALKRYNTSDLQSSSSRRRPEL
- the comE gene encoding sulfopyruvate decarboxylase subunit beta, translated to MKRIEAIALAAESAQGQNALLISNIGFPSRELYSICDRQENFYMLGSMGMASSIGLGLALAKPKRRVMVLDGDGSVLMNLGTLATIALHGPKNFLLVILDNCCYGSTGSQPTCTCYCTDLAAVARGAGIREVEKVDDPEALTRALQGQGVVVAKVEAGNAIVPIIDLGPEQIIERFTRSALSAEPS
- the comD gene encoding sulfopyruvate decarboxylase subunit alpha, which codes for MSPSLAIYRGLKRAGIDFAASVPCVNLQELLTLLGEDPDIIHLPATREEEGVGLCAGAWMGGRRPALLMQNSGLGNCINALASLDMLYGIPLLIIISHRGGKGEPIVGQVPMGRLTVPLLQTLDIPYQAPASGEGEEAVVASWEEAQEKRHPAAVLLDLDYWRRA
- the tes gene encoding tetraether lipid synthase Tes; translation: MNGKTPLIARTVSSLCPVCLEVISARIFQEDEAVMIEKHCEEHGDFKDIYWSDAAIYRRFMSYWSDGLRINKSSKTSHGCPLDCGLCENHKSGTLLGIIDVTSRCNLSCPICFADAGNDKNEPTIGQIASMMQVLRDQIPVPCPAIQFSGGEPTMRVDLPDIVYLAKTMGFAQILLATNGLVLASRPDLCHELIQSGLSTVYLQFDGVTPEPYEAIRGVNLLPQKLRAIENLRQAGNLSTVLVPTLVKGTNDGQAGDIVRFASKKLDIIKGVNFQPVSFAGRIDQEERTAKRITIPDVLALLEDQTNNEITRDDFYPIPFVKPISHLIEAETGISQPVFMAHPCCGAGTYIYCQGGHMIPITRFLDVEGLMENVRQRVADFDGSRLGRLKMKGWILKDVPRFIDGAMVPDNLNLKKLILNVFIEGAREALIDFHTRFLFIGIMHFQDLYNMDLERLERCAIHYALPDGRLIPFCSYNSIHRCDPLGGKSFAKM
- a CDS encoding GbsR/MarR family transcriptional regulator, whose product is MGLLRGTLFLESESMSLDTLAEKTGYSKTTVRSNMNFLENLGMAHRVVDLAGKRRHDKQHRYALETDVEAMRPVVLSAVREEIHSILRALNQVEKNLAAHSSEAEKTSAIMRKTRQFYEEMDRVMELMNHYTLKELIEVLESKKK
- a CDS encoding methanogenesis marker 16 metalloprotein, with product MASIVVGKEFSEILERIERSDAVVLTAEEVSRLVEDEDRSSLEEVDVVTTATRAVMSGTYAILSFPVAEPGSFQRARNVWLNGISAQVGPCPNENLGLLDLIVFGTACSRDRPDYGGGHLFRDLVEGKTIQVEVQTDEGGLLQAEAGLEDMPQARMFGSRHAFKNYSAFVNPGSRSVRTIFHARGFEPHCQGATFSGCGQINPLKCDPLLETIGIGTRILLNGAEGYVLGTGTRSSRDKPNLSGFADMHHMTAEYMGGFVTGLGPECICSLAVPIPVTSPTILEEIARRDREIALPVNDINTRTVIGQANYGDVWEDVDLEVEFDPQRCRGCKKCLVERACPMRAVRYDQEARVAIRDGSLCFHCGLCVTECPNGAFRCRLGALRMKTSSGSVRSVPVVLRQSDRLRAVKLSGELKRRILEGSFRMAPPIERIG
- a CDS encoding efflux RND transporter permease subunit, encoding MIGLERLGVWITKNPVIIIAVAVLLTLVSVHYAQQIESTGMTTESFVSKDSSLYQLYDHLYQENFGADGNIILIEGDNVAKADALSASLRLSDHTKMIPNVISVQSIADIVADAEYQSSGIRRIPSQERIDEILADAGSSVQGLMPDSRHTRMIVGMPTTATLTESQRGELLAEISSAVDFAEFPAGYSTTVTGDPSFQAAIQEVMNNSNGSVLLLCGLLMIVALLLVFRHVRWPLLPLPIVLLGIIWTVGAMGFFHIPMGMVTFAAFPIMIGLGIDYAIQFHNRIDEELIKGKSSVEAAISTVNHVAIPVAIAVTVTEAGFIALLSSTVPSINDFGKVCMIGLVMCYLSALFVNTTVLYLSERKSPRKKKAEGHSEDGSAIGAFIENVANFCVGRWKAVLAVALILALAGNYADTMVPIETDTKNYIPQDLSPLIDLNHMKAFFGGTDSLKFLVQADDVTDPHNLRWMDDFSNYLLTSREDRTESVTSIATYVKEAGGGEIPDDRTQIREIIASLPEAVQDTYLSGHNLAIVDVNIGDAQTNLGTEGMARLIKSYEDDLAWMTPPPGVSVRITGQAVLMATVMDALISGRVEMSLLGLVLIFILLLAIYRDLIKALLPVLPMLVVIGWMGLVMYYGGLKYTPLTATLGALILGVGSEYAILMMERFYEELHNVGDPYEALKITANRIGSALVASGAAVIFGFAALMSSPFNIISNFGLVTVLSIVFALITTFTVFVVLMIRMEIHREVVENAKQELKKAIALINDQSRRRINGN
- a CDS encoding COG1361 S-layer family protein encodes the protein MEIKFAIALAIMLTLLAPVLAQNSYIPLELGGDNYYTMYGSPDISASISGTDEFKRGDTVTLYLDLTNYGRIIGFKQDQMPQNSKEYALASAELEEENKKPTALGITTTLVSRAPQIEVKSGDQVVESLKSGDKTQFPLKFTIKIGEHAPAGEYPLHLNMTYDYQDNVRVYASKLVTEGGTSTFSNYRVSYIYQKANQTVPVTIRVKKQADFVIQNTTAELMVGGKKQEIHATYRNIGEDPVRDAVARLSIFKPFSSTDDQAFIGNLEPGNETTVLFRMDVDSDATTKDYGISSEIKYTDLNGDTVISESMKIPVVVKAASSSLLLPAVIVLIIIVAAGGYMYRKKQKKA
- a CDS encoding RDD family protein, with product MDEIIVLSSWGDRFWAWLIDVLLICLIWYKIIIVLEVGVFTISGILLLSSLLFIYWTSLEGYRGQSVGKMFLKIAVTGPYGEQIRFRDAAAESFGKAFLLPVDVLMSLILFQRSRQRLFNKISNTIVINRTEIE